One part of the Sebastes fasciatus isolate fSebFas1 chromosome 8, fSebFas1.pri, whole genome shotgun sequence genome encodes these proteins:
- the grm6a gene encoding glutamate receptor, metabotropic 6a, whose amino-acid sequence MTSSGPAPSPPPLHQCHHHPVLFRIGWTPCQSSLWPRLLLSLWLWIGGQVVQVSTSHQHFHPHSIKIPGDITLGGLFPVHSRGPHGLPCGELKKETGIHRMEAMLYALDQINSDPELLPNITLGARILDTCSRDTYALEQSLTFVQALIQKDTSDIRCSNGEPPIIRKPERVVGVIGASASSVSIMVANILRLFEIPQVSYASTAPELSDNNRYDFFSRVVPPDSYQAQAMLDIVKALGWNYVSTLASEGNYGESGVDAFMQISREAGGVCIAQSVKIPREPTPGLFDKIIIRLMETSNARGVIIFANEDDIKRVLEAAKRANLTGQFLFVGSDSWGAKSSPIMELEDVAEGAVTILPKRVSIDGFDQYFMSRSLENNRRNIWFNEFWEDDFRCKLTRPGIKQDPDKKKCTGEERIGRDSSYEQEGKVQFVIDAVYAVAYALHSMHLDLCPSSSGVCSDMDPVEGRSLLDYIRAVNFNGSAGTSVLFNENGDAPGRYDIFQFQMTNHSHPGYHVIGQWTNNLKLNLEEMQWSGGDKLVPESICSFPCKPGERKKMVKGVPCCWHCELCDGYQYQLDEFNCETCPLDMRPTPNRTDCRPTPIIKLEWNSPFALVPASLAMLGILATSAVVITFIRFNDTPIVRASGRELSYVLLTGIFLIYLITFLMIAEPGAVACAFRRLLLGLGMAITYSAMLTKTNRIYRIFEQGQKSVTPPKFISPSSQLIITFILISVQILGVFVWFAVVPPHTIIDYEEQRPPNPDQARGILKCDMSDLSIICCLSYSIVLMVTCTVYAVKSRGVPETFNEAKPIGFTMYTTCIIWLAFVPIFFGTAQSTEKMFIQTATLTVSMSLSAFVSLGMLYLPKVYVIICHPEQNVQKRKRSFKAVAQAARVSQRSVTEKQNGETKIEPDRSQ is encoded by the exons atgacatcatcaggccccgccccctccccccctcccctccaccaATGTCATCATCATCCCGTCTTGTTCCGGATTGGATGGACACCCTGTCAGTCCTCACTGTGGCCCcgcctcctcctgtctctctggcTGTGGATTGGTGGACAGGTGGTACAGGTGAGCACCTCCCACCAGCACTTCCACCCTCACTCCATAAAGATACCTGGTGACATAACTCTGGGGGGGCTGTTCCCCGTCCACTCCCGCGGCCCCCACGGTCTGCCCTGTGGAGAGCTGAAGAAGGAGACGGGGATCCACCGTATGGAGGCCATGTTGTACGCTCTGGACCAGATCAACAGCGACCCAGAGCTGCTGCCCAACATCACGCTGGGGGCCCGCATCCTCGACACCTGCTCCAGAGACACCTACGCCCTGGAACAGTCCCTCACCTTCGTCCAGGCGCTTATCCAGAAAGACACGTCCGACATCCGCTGCTCCAACGGAGAGCCGCCCATCATCCGCAAACCAGAGAGGGTGGTAGGAGTGATCGGAGCGTCGGCCAGCTCCGTGTCCATCATGGTGGCCAACATCCTGAGACTGTTTGAG ATCCCCCAGGTGAGCTATGCATCGACGGCTCCAGAGCTCAGCGACAACAACCGCTACGACTTCTTCTCTCGGGTGGTTCCTCCGGACTCGTACCAGGCTCAGGCCATGCTGGACATCGTCAAAGCTCTGGGCTGGAACTACGTCTCCACGCTGGCCTCCGAGGGAAACTACGGAGAGAGCGGCGTTGACGCCTTCATGCAGATCTCCAGAGAGGCTG gtGGGGTGTGTATCGCTCAGTCGGTGAAGATTCCTCGCGAGCCAACACCCGGATTGTTCGACAAGATCATCATACGTCTAATGGAGACGAGTAACGCCAGAGGAGTGATCATCTTCGCCAACGAGGACGACATcaa GCGTGTCCTTGAGGCGGCGAAGCGTGCTAACCTGACGGGCCAATTCCTGTTTGTGGGATCGGACAGCTGGGGAGCAAAGAGTTCACCGATCATGGAGCTGGAGGATGTCGCCGAGGGCGCGGTGACAATCCTACCCAAACGGGTTTCAATAGACG gCTTCGATCAGTACTTCATGTCTCGTTCTCTGGAGAACAACCGCAGGAACATCTGGTTCAATGAGTTCTGGGAGGACGACTTCAGGTGTAAATTGACCCGGCCTGGAATCAAACAGGACCCCGACAAGAAGAAATGTACAG GCGAGGAGAGGATCGGTCGGGACTCGTCCTACGAGCAGGAGGGGAAAGTTCAGTTTGTGATCGACGCCGTCTACGCCGTCGCTTACGCTCTGCACAGCATGCACCTGGATCTGTGTCCCAGCAGCTCCGGAGTCTGCAGCGACATGGACCCTGTGGAGGGACGCTCGCTGCTCGACTACATTAGAGCCGTCAACTTCAACG GAAGTGCAGGTACGAGTGTTTTGTTCAATGAGAACGGAGATGCTCCCGGCCGTTACGACATCTTCCAATTCCAgatgaccaatcacagccatCCTGGTTACCATGTCATCGGCCAGTGGACCAATAACCTGAAACTCAAT cTGGAGGAGATGCAGTGGTCTGGAGGAGATAAATTAGTTCCAGAGTCCATCTGTAGTTTTCCCTGTAAAccaggagagaggaagaagatggtGAAAGGAGTTCCCTGCTGCTGGCACTGTGAG ctctgtgaTGGATACCAGTACCAGTTGGATGAGTTTAACTGTGAGACCTGTCCGTTAGACATGCGCCCCACCCCCAACAGAACTGACTGTCGTCCGACACCGATCATCAAACTTGAGTGGAACTCCCCCTTCGCCCTAGTGCCGGCCTCGCTCGCCATGCTCGGTATCCTAGCAACCAGCGCTGTAGTGATCACCTTCATCCGCTTCAATGACACACCCATCGTCAGGGCGTCGGGGAGGGAGCTCAGCTACGTCCTACTGACAG GTATCTTCCTGATCTACCTGATCACCTTCCTGATGATCGCGGAGCCAGGTGCGGTGGCTTGTGCCTTCCGTCGCCTCCTGCTGGGCCTCGGCATGGCCATCACCTACTCCGCCATGTTGACCAAAACCAACCGCATCTACCGCATCTTTGAACAGGGCCAGAAGTCGGTGACCCCGCCCAAATTCATCAGCCCCAGCTCCCAgctcatcatcaccttcatcctcATCTCCGTCCAG ATCCTCGGGGTGTTTGTGTGGTTCGCCGTCGTCCCCCCTCACACCATCATTGACTACGAGGAGCAGCGCCCCCCCAACCCCGACCAGGCCCGAGGCATCCTGAAATGTGACATGTCTGACCTGTCAATCATCTGCTGCCTCAGCTACAGCATCGTACTCATG GTAACATGTACGGTGTACGCAGTGAAGAGTCGCGGTGTTCCAGAGACGTTTAACGAAGCGAAGCCGATTGGATTCACAATGTACACCACCTGCATCATCTGGCTCGCCTTTGTACCAATCTTCTTTGGTACTGCCCAGTCCACGGAGAAG ATGTTCATCCAGACAGCCACTCTGACCGTCTCCATGTCTCTCAGTGCGTTCGTCTCTCTCGGGATGCTCTACTTGCCCAAAGTTTACGTCATCATTTGTCATCCCGAACAGAACGtccagaagaggaagagaagctTCAAG GCCGTTGCCCAAGCTGCCAGAGTGTCTCAAAGATCTGTAACTGAGAAACAGAACGGAGAGACGAAGATTGAACCTGACAGATCGCAGTAA